One genomic window of Monodelphis domestica isolate mMonDom1 chromosome 1, mMonDom1.pri, whole genome shotgun sequence includes the following:
- the LOC103096196 gene encoding lithostathine-1-like produces the protein MAPIFSGLLFSCLLLSGLTQGEKDASDLPSVRSSCPDGFAFHGSYCYGLLGIIEKESWNSAELQCQGYRSGHLVSLLNQNEADFVATLINEYQVVTEPVWIGLHDPNKNRRWKWSSNSLFLFQAWADKAPSSDKANTCATLNNDTGYLKWRDEPCNKKYSFLCKFRP, from the exons ATGGCCCCCATCTTCTCAGGGCTTCTCTTCTCCTGCCTGCTGCTCTCTGGACTAACACAAG GCGAGAAGGATGCCTCTGATCTTCCTTCTGTTAGGAGCTCCTGCCCTGATGGCTTTGCCTTCCATGGCTCCTACTGCTATGGCTTATTAGGAATAATAGAAAAGGAGTCCTGGAACAGTGCTGAG TTACAATGCCAAGGCTACCGCTCAGGACACCTGGTGTCCCTACTCAATCAGAATGAGGCTGATTTTGTGGCCACCCTGATCAATGAGTATCAAGTTGTCACAGAACCTGTCTGGATTGGCCTGCATGACCCCAACAAG AACCGTAGGTGGAAATGGAGCAGCAACTCCCTATTTCTCTTCCAAGCCTGGGCAGACAAAGCTCCCAGTAGTGATAAAGCCAACACATGTGCCACCCTGAATAATGATACTG GCTATCTGAAGTGGAGAGATGAACCTTGTAATAAAAAGTACTCCTTCCTCTGCAAATTCAGGCCCTAG